From Bacillus pumilus, one genomic window encodes:
- a CDS encoding M42 family metallopeptidase, whose translation MNEETLSLFRNLTELQGTPGNEHHVRAFMKKELEKYSDELIQDRLGGVFGVRKGPENAPKIMVAGHMDEVGFMVSSITKNGMIRFQTLGGWWSQVMLAQRVDVHTDHGPIPGVVSSTPPHLLTPEQKSKPVKPSDMLIDIGADSEEEAKELGVRPGQQIVPATVFTPMANPKKILAKAWDNRYGCGLAIELLKEIKDEPLSCHLYSGATVQEEVGLRGAEVAANMIQPDLFFALDASPANDVTGDKTQFGQLGKGALLRIFDRTMITHRGMREFVLDTAESNSIPYQYFVSPGGTDAGRVHVSNQGVPSAVIGVCARYIHTSHSVLHVDDYAAAKELIVRLVKNCDQSTVDSIYQQV comes from the coding sequence ATGAATGAAGAAACATTGTCGCTTTTCCGAAATTTAACAGAATTACAGGGAACTCCAGGTAATGAGCACCATGTGCGTGCTTTTATGAAAAAGGAACTTGAGAAATATTCTGATGAACTCATTCAGGATCGTCTTGGCGGTGTGTTTGGCGTACGCAAGGGGCCGGAGAACGCACCTAAAATTATGGTGGCTGGTCATATGGATGAAGTGGGATTCATGGTTTCATCCATCACGAAAAATGGGATGATTCGTTTCCAAACACTCGGCGGCTGGTGGAGTCAAGTCATGCTGGCGCAGCGTGTGGACGTTCATACCGATCACGGGCCAATTCCTGGTGTCGTCTCTAGTACACCACCTCATCTTCTCACGCCAGAACAAAAAAGCAAACCTGTGAAACCATCAGACATGCTGATTGATATTGGTGCAGACAGTGAAGAAGAGGCAAAAGAGCTTGGCGTTCGCCCAGGACAGCAAATCGTGCCTGCAACAGTCTTTACCCCAATGGCGAATCCCAAAAAGATTTTAGCGAAGGCTTGGGATAACCGCTATGGCTGCGGACTTGCGATTGAGTTATTAAAAGAAATAAAAGACGAACCCCTTTCATGTCACCTGTATTCAGGTGCAACGGTTCAAGAAGAAGTAGGGCTTAGAGGGGCAGAGGTAGCTGCCAATATGATTCAGCCGGATCTGTTCTTTGCTTTAGATGCAAGTCCTGCAAACGATGTGACAGGTGACAAAACCCAATTCGGCCAGCTTGGGAAAGGTGCACTTCTGCGTATTTTTGATCGAACAATGATTACGCACCGCGGGATGAGAGAATTTGTGCTCGATACTGCTGAGTCAAACAGCATTCCATACCAATACTTCGTATCACCGGGTGGTACGGACGCTGGGCGTGTGCATGTGTCAAACCAAGGCGTGCCTTCTGCTGTCATTGGGGTTTGCGCTCGCTACATTCATACAAGTCATTCAGTATTGCATGTGGATGATTACGCAGCGGCAAAAGAATTAATTGTCCGCCTTGTGAAAAACTGTGATCAAAGTACAGTGGATTCTATTTATCAACAGGTGTAA
- a CDS encoding YegS/Rv2252/BmrU family lipid kinase — protein MNEWYFIVNPAAGHGKGLRTWRSIEKELQKVEISYRSFLTQHEGHAEVLARQISAMQDDRLKRLIVIGGDGTIHEVLNGLKEMDHVQLSFVPAGHWNDAAKGLGIHRQDVLKEVRKQKRMLTKTFSLGSFQDHAESPQSVLFLNHIGAGFDAHVLRKTVHFRGKKWLKRLGLGFIIYPLSFLHSLWSFKPFDLALFIENEKKVFRQVWFVIVCNHPYYGGGLEAAPEVSARQPGFQTIVVTDLNPFKVLLFLSAMVFRKHLGMKGVTLYQHEEAYLEADAKILFHADGEVIGATPVFVKASERSLKLRA, from the coding sequence ATGAATGAATGGTACTTTATCGTTAATCCAGCAGCAGGACATGGAAAAGGACTTCGTACATGGAGGAGCATAGAGAAAGAATTACAAAAGGTGGAGATCTCTTATCGATCGTTTCTCACCCAGCATGAAGGTCATGCAGAAGTATTGGCAAGACAAATTAGCGCCATGCAAGATGACAGGCTGAAGCGCCTGATTGTCATTGGCGGTGACGGCACCATTCATGAAGTCCTGAATGGCTTAAAGGAAATGGATCATGTGCAGTTAAGCTTTGTTCCCGCCGGTCATTGGAATGATGCGGCGAAGGGCCTCGGCATCCATCGTCAAGATGTCCTAAAAGAAGTGAGAAAGCAAAAGAGAATGCTCACCAAAACATTTTCTCTCGGCTCCTTTCAAGATCATGCAGAAAGCCCGCAATCCGTTCTCTTTCTCAATCATATCGGTGCTGGGTTTGATGCGCATGTGCTAAGGAAAACAGTGCATTTCAGAGGAAAAAAGTGGCTGAAACGGCTGGGGCTTGGGTTTATCATCTACCCGCTGTCATTTCTCCATTCTTTATGGTCCTTTAAGCCGTTTGACCTTGCGCTGTTTATTGAAAATGAGAAGAAGGTCTTTCGCCAAGTATGGTTTGTGATTGTATGCAATCACCCCTATTACGGAGGCGGGCTGGAAGCAGCACCGGAAGTGAGCGCGAGGCAGCCAGGCTTTCAAACGATCGTTGTCACGGATTTGAATCCATTCAAAGTGCTCTTGTTTTTAAGTGCGATGGTGTTTCGAAAGCATCTTGGAATGAAGGGCGTTACCCTGTATCAGCACGAGGAAGCGTACTTGGAGGCAGATGCAAAAATCTTATTTCATGCAGATGGAGAAGTGATCGGCGCAACGCCTGTCTTTGTGAAGGCGAGTGAGCGCTCCTTAAAATTACGTGCTTAA
- a CDS encoding YtoQ family protein → MQLTVYLAGEIHSQWRDEIKEKSQSLKLPVTFVGPMENHDRSDHIGEDILGEQPNAIFKDDAASDLNNFRTEILLNKADVVIARFGEKYKQWNTAMDASAAIAKGKPLILIRPKELHHPLKELSNKANITVETVNQAIKSLSYVFEQQ, encoded by the coding sequence ATGCAATTAACCGTCTATTTAGCAGGAGAAATTCATAGCCAGTGGCGTGATGAAATCAAGGAGAAAAGCCAATCGTTGAAACTGCCGGTGACGTTTGTTGGTCCAATGGAGAATCATGACCGCTCAGATCACATTGGTGAGGACATTTTAGGTGAGCAGCCGAATGCCATTTTCAAAGATGATGCGGCTTCTGATTTGAACAATTTCCGTACTGAGATCTTATTAAACAAGGCAGACGTCGTCATTGCTCGCTTTGGTGAGAAATATAAACAGTGGAACACGGCAATGGATGCATCTGCTGCCATCGCAAAAGGAAAACCTCTCATTTTGATCCGCCCAAAAGAACTGCACCATCCGTTAAAGGAACTATCAAACAAAGCGAATATCACTGTAGAAACCGTGAACCAAGCGATCAAGTCGTTATCTTACGTGTTTGAACAGCAATAA
- a CDS encoding NAD-dependent malic enzyme has product MNQFYRVHGDVIETPLRGMEVMSVPYLNKGVAFTKEEREELGLKGFLPPKVLTLEDQAKRAYEQFKAQPDELGKNVYLTSLHDRNEVLFYKLLNEHLAEMLPIVYTPTVGTAIQRYSHEYRKPRGLYLSIDDLEGMEEIFASYGVDESIDLIVATDAEGILGIGDWGVGGIAISVGKLAVYTAAAGIDPSRVLAVVLDAGTNQESLLNDPLYVGNQHSRVRGERYDQFIDQYVELARATFPNALLHWEDFGTKNARAILEKYKERICTFNDDIQGTGAVSLAAVLACAKASKVPLKDHRIVIFGAGTAGIGIAEQIRDALVRDGVKEEDSYDHFWCIDKRGLLTDDSPDIQPFQKPYARRSDEVKDYARNGPKHSIDLLEVVKQAKPTILIGTSTVGGAFTEEIVKEMASHVERPAILPMSNPTPLSEAKPEDLIEWTEGRALVTTGSPFDPVEYGGVTYEIGQANNALVFPGLGLGTIVSKARLITDSMFVASAEAIASMVNVGKPGAAMLPSVDQLRTVSATVAVRVAQAAIDEGIAEETPEDLIQAVQDAMWHPVYKKIKAI; this is encoded by the coding sequence GTGAACCAATTTTATCGTGTACATGGTGATGTCATTGAAACACCATTAAGAGGGATGGAAGTCATGTCCGTCCCTTATTTAAACAAAGGGGTTGCATTTACTAAGGAAGAGCGGGAAGAGCTTGGTTTAAAGGGATTTCTACCGCCTAAGGTTTTAACATTAGAGGATCAGGCAAAGCGTGCATATGAGCAGTTCAAGGCACAGCCGGATGAACTGGGGAAAAATGTGTATTTAACATCACTTCATGACAGAAACGAAGTGCTTTTTTACAAATTACTAAATGAGCACTTGGCGGAGATGCTGCCGATTGTCTACACGCCGACTGTTGGAACAGCCATTCAGCGTTATAGCCACGAGTATCGAAAGCCAAGGGGGCTTTATTTATCGATTGATGATTTGGAAGGCATGGAAGAGATTTTTGCCTCTTACGGTGTTGATGAATCAATTGACTTAATCGTTGCGACAGATGCAGAAGGCATTTTAGGTATTGGAGACTGGGGTGTTGGCGGTATTGCCATTTCAGTCGGGAAACTTGCTGTTTATACAGCCGCAGCAGGCATTGATCCTAGCCGCGTGCTGGCCGTTGTGCTTGATGCCGGGACGAACCAGGAAAGTCTCTTGAATGATCCGCTTTATGTTGGAAATCAGCATTCTCGCGTTCGAGGAGAACGTTATGATCAGTTCATTGATCAATATGTAGAGCTTGCCCGCGCAACTTTTCCAAATGCACTCCTTCACTGGGAAGACTTTGGGACAAAAAATGCCCGAGCCATATTGGAAAAATATAAGGAACGTATTTGTACATTTAATGATGACATTCAAGGTACTGGAGCTGTTTCACTTGCTGCGGTTCTGGCATGTGCAAAAGCTTCGAAGGTTCCGCTGAAAGATCACCGAATCGTCATTTTCGGAGCGGGTACGGCAGGGATTGGCATAGCGGAGCAGATCCGTGATGCTCTCGTAAGAGACGGTGTCAAAGAAGAGGATTCATATGATCATTTCTGGTGTATTGATAAAAGAGGATTGCTTACAGATGATTCGCCTGACATTCAGCCATTTCAAAAGCCATATGCAAGACGTTCTGACGAAGTAAAGGATTATGCTCGTAACGGTCCTAAGCATTCCATTGATTTATTAGAGGTCGTCAAACAGGCGAAACCAACCATCTTAATTGGCACCTCGACGGTAGGAGGAGCATTTACAGAGGAAATTGTGAAAGAAATGGCGTCACACGTGGAGCGCCCAGCCATTTTACCGATGTCGAACCCAACACCTCTTTCAGAAGCAAAGCCTGAAGATCTCATCGAGTGGACAGAAGGACGCGCCCTTGTGACAACGGGAAGCCCATTTGATCCTGTCGAATATGGCGGCGTGACATATGAAATTGGTCAGGCGAATAATGCACTTGTGTTCCCAGGGCTTGGTCTTGGAACGATTGTGTCTAAAGCCCGCCTTATAACAGACAGCATGTTTGTTGCGAGTGCTGAAGCGATTGCCAGCATGGTCAATGTCGGAAAGCCGGGTGCAGCGATGCTGCCAAGTGTGGATCAGCTTCGAACTGTTTCAGCGACAGTGGCTGTCCGTGTGGCGCAAGCAGCGATCGATGAAGGAATTGCAGAGGAAACGCCTGAGGATCTCATTCAGGCTGTACAGGACGCCATGTGGCATCCTGTGTACAAAAAAATCAAAGCCATATAA
- the trmB gene encoding tRNA (guanosine(46)-N7)-methyltransferase TrmB, translated as MRMRHKPWADDYLAENAHIALASPEQYKGKWHELFGNDHPIHIEVGTGKGSFIAGMGKLHPDINYIGIELFKSVIVTAVDKIKETDVENVKLLNINAETLTDVFAENEIDRVYLNFSDPWPKARHEKRRLTFKAFLERYEHILRPGGELHFKTDNRGLFEYSLKSFSAYGLLLTYVSLDLHKDGLEGNVMTEYEEKFSSMGQPIYRSEVKFPE; from the coding sequence TTGAGAATGCGACATAAACCATGGGCTGATGATTACTTAGCTGAAAATGCTCATATTGCCTTAGCTAGCCCCGAGCAATATAAAGGGAAATGGCATGAGCTGTTTGGAAATGATCATCCAATCCATATCGAAGTTGGGACAGGAAAAGGGAGCTTTATCGCTGGAATGGGCAAGCTTCATCCTGATATCAACTATATTGGCATTGAATTATTTAAAAGTGTCATTGTGACAGCAGTAGATAAAATCAAAGAGACAGATGTTGAAAATGTAAAGCTTTTGAACATTAATGCTGAAACGCTGACAGATGTGTTTGCGGAAAATGAAATTGACCGGGTGTATTTGAATTTCTCTGATCCGTGGCCAAAAGCAAGGCATGAAAAGCGCAGATTAACGTTTAAGGCCTTTTTAGAGCGATATGAACATATTCTCCGTCCAGGTGGTGAATTGCATTTCAAAACAGATAACCGCGGATTATTTGAATATTCCTTAAAGAGTTTTTCTGCATATGGCCTTCTTTTAACGTATGTCAGTCTAGATTTGCATAAGGACGGATTAGAAGGAAATGTGATGACTGAATACGAAGAGAAATTCTCGTCTATGGGACAACCCATCTATCGATCAGAAGTAAAATTTCCAGAATAA
- a CDS encoding YtzH-like family protein, with protein sequence MGLNRQHQLQLIKDILTDHQLDCCGTVAEYEQVGRVIQLMLAKEDLDADIRQLLTDIYDYSQKGTSVSSIDAHIEEHQSHLSEWVENIPMS encoded by the coding sequence ATGGGATTAAACCGTCAACATCAGCTTCAATTAATCAAAGATATTTTAACCGATCACCAGTTGGATTGCTGCGGGACTGTTGCAGAATATGAACAGGTGGGACGTGTGATTCAATTAATGCTGGCAAAAGAAGACCTTGATGCCGACATTCGTCAATTATTAACAGATATTTATGATTACAGCCAAAAGGGCACTTCTGTCAGTTCAATTGATGCACATATCGAGGAGCATCAATCGCATTTGTCAGAGTGGGTCGAGAATATTCCTATGTCTTAA
- a CDS encoding phosphotransferase family protein, whose product MNWLGQILGSEWHISPAGGATGDAYFATHNDQKLFLKRNTSPFLAVLSAEGIVPKLVWTKRMENGDVITAQHWLSGRELKPKDMNDRPVAEQLRKIHTSKELLDMLKRLEKHALHPESILKHLKQSILKEQIDSQDITRAIQYLEKHVEAVQFEDKVVCHCDLNHNNWLLTDENQLYLIDWDGAMIADPAIDLGPLLYHYVEEENWESWLSMYGAPLTDNLRKRMDWYVLAETVSFVVWHKRKGNEKAQQEVQAELSALLKRLNIH is encoded by the coding sequence ATGAACTGGTTGGGACAAATATTAGGTAGCGAATGGCACATCTCTCCTGCTGGAGGCGCTACGGGAGATGCGTACTTCGCAACACACAATGACCAAAAGCTATTTTTAAAACGCAATACGTCACCGTTTCTTGCGGTTTTGTCAGCTGAAGGCATTGTGCCGAAGCTTGTCTGGACAAAACGAATGGAAAATGGGGATGTCATCACTGCGCAGCACTGGCTGAGCGGCAGAGAGCTGAAGCCAAAGGACATGAATGACCGTCCTGTAGCAGAGCAGCTAAGAAAAATTCATACATCTAAAGAATTGCTTGATATGCTGAAAAGATTAGAGAAGCACGCTCTACACCCAGAATCCATTTTGAAGCATTTAAAACAGTCCATATTAAAAGAGCAAATCGATTCACAAGACATTACACGTGCCATCCAGTACTTAGAGAAGCATGTGGAGGCAGTCCAATTTGAGGACAAGGTCGTGTGTCATTGTGACCTCAATCATAATAATTGGCTGCTGACAGATGAAAATCAGCTTTACTTGATCGATTGGGATGGGGCGATGATTGCTGACCCAGCCATTGATCTTGGACCACTTTTATACCATTATGTTGAAGAAGAGAACTGGGAAAGCTGGCTCTCGATGTACGGTGCCCCGCTGACGGACAATTTGCGAAAACGCATGGATTGGTACGTCCTCGCTGAAACCGTATCGTTTGTCGTGTGGCATAAAAGAAAAGGAAATGAAAAAGCGCAGCAAGAAGTGCAAGCGGAGCTGAGCGCACTCTTAAAGCGGTTAAACATCCATTAA
- a CDS encoding YtnP family quorum-quenching lactonase, whose protein sequence is METMKIGDMELFWLNGGDTHMDGGAMFGVVPKPLWSKKYPVNDRNQIELRCDPILIRWNGLHLLVDSGIGSGKLTDKQKRNYGVTEETKLEQSLAALGLQPADIDYVLMTHLHFDHASGLTKREGEELVSVFPQAKIITSKIEWDEMRAPNIRSRNTYWKENWEPIANQVVPFEESIEVTKGIGLHHTGGHSNGHSILTLTSQGETAIHLADIMPTHAHKNPLWVLAYDDYPMTSIPAKQKWQAFAEEKNAWYLFYHDAIYRAVKWDEDGQITHEVKRETGR, encoded by the coding sequence ATGGAGACAATGAAAATAGGTGACATGGAACTGTTCTGGTTAAATGGGGGAGATACACACATGGACGGCGGTGCGATGTTCGGTGTAGTGCCAAAGCCGTTATGGTCAAAAAAATACCCGGTGAACGATCGCAATCAAATTGAACTGCGGTGTGATCCGATCCTCATTCGGTGGAATGGTCTTCATTTATTAGTGGATTCCGGCATCGGATCAGGGAAGCTGACAGATAAACAAAAACGCAATTACGGCGTAACAGAAGAGACGAAATTGGAACAATCGCTAGCGGCACTCGGCCTGCAACCAGCTGATATTGATTACGTTTTAATGACACACCTTCACTTCGATCATGCAAGCGGGCTGACAAAACGTGAGGGAGAAGAGCTCGTGTCTGTTTTTCCGCAGGCAAAAATCATCACATCCAAAATCGAATGGGATGAAATGAGGGCGCCTAACATCCGCTCAAGAAATACATATTGGAAAGAAAACTGGGAGCCTATAGCAAATCAAGTGGTGCCATTTGAAGAAAGCATCGAAGTAACAAAAGGCATTGGGCTGCATCATACAGGCGGTCATAGCAATGGCCATAGCATCTTAACGCTCACAAGTCAGGGCGAAACAGCGATTCATTTGGCTGATATCATGCCAACACACGCTCATAAAAATCCATTATGGGTCTTGGCTTATGATGATTACCCAATGACTTCGATTCCAGCTAAGCAAAAATGGCAGGCATTTGCAGAAGAAAAAAATGCGTGGTACTTGTTTTATCATGATGCGATTTACCGCGCTGTAAAGTGGGATGAAGACGGGCAAATCACACATGAAGTTAAAAGAGAAACAGGAAGATAA
- a CDS encoding PepSY domain-containing protein: MKLKHVLIGASIGVAAAIVAKKVFFPTYISSEKALKIVKSAFKQRGPIDGSWIYTVPEPYTVNGETIDVYKSGITRSAFGELEQYEVMIDAKTGMIVDVIDSVA; encoded by the coding sequence TTGAAGTTAAAACATGTTCTGATTGGTGCGAGTATTGGCGTAGCCGCTGCAATTGTTGCAAAGAAAGTATTTTTCCCTACGTATATCTCGTCTGAAAAAGCATTAAAAATTGTGAAATCTGCTTTTAAACAGCGCGGCCCGATTGATGGCTCTTGGATTTATACTGTACCAGAACCGTATACCGTAAATGGTGAAACGATTGATGTGTACAAATCTGGCATTACTCGCTCAGCCTTTGGCGAGCTTGAACAGTACGAAGTCATGATTGATGCCAAAACAGGCATGATCGTTGATGTCATTGATTCTGTGGCTTGA